From a single Oceanobacillus kimchii X50 genomic region:
- a CDS encoding GNAT family N-acetyltransferase yields the protein MKLLIQDLFTPYPRLDTNRLILRQVEESDIDDIHAYASDPMLTTHLTWDAHRTLQDTHAFIQFAFKQYEENGVGPWAIVWKEKNQVIGTIDLVWNKKHYSAELAYAISREFWRQGLGTEAVKKIINFGFKEMELERIQARCVPDNIASYRLMETVGMTYEGTLRKSMFRKGKQEDIKMYSILRNEYV from the coding sequence ATGAAATTGCTGATACAGGATTTGTTTACACCATATCCGAGATTAGACACAAATCGATTAATCTTAAGGCAAGTGGAGGAAAGTGATATAGATGATATCCATGCTTATGCATCGGATCCAATGTTAACAACACATTTAACTTGGGACGCCCATCGAACGTTACAAGATACTCATGCTTTTATTCAGTTCGCATTTAAGCAATACGAGGAAAATGGTGTTGGTCCTTGGGCAATTGTATGGAAAGAAAAAAATCAGGTAATTGGAACAATTGATTTAGTTTGGAATAAAAAACATTACAGTGCAGAATTAGCTTATGCAATATCTCGAGAATTTTGGAGGCAAGGTCTAGGTACTGAAGCAGTAAAGAAAATAATTAACTTTGGCTTTAAAGAAATGGAGTTAGAACGGATTCAAGCAAGGTGTGTACCGGATAATATTGCTTCTTATCGTCTAATGGAAACAGTAGGGATGACATATGAGGGTACGCTGCGAAAATCAATGTTTCGTAAAGGAAAACAAGAAGATATAAAGATGTACTCTATATTGCGAAATGAATATGTGTAA
- a CDS encoding SpoVR family protein translates to MDQTKELSYAIEEITEVAKGFGLDFYPMRYEICPADIIYTFGAYGMPTRFTHWSFGKQFHKMKLQYDLGLSQIYELVINSDPCYAFLLDTNSLVQNKLIIAHVLAHCDFFKNNIRFSNTRRDMVESMTATAERIAHYEMVYGKDEVESFLDAVLSIQEHIDPSIVRSKLPQNEEEEIEDTTKSRVSEYDDLWKLDEDQLKQEPKKRKKTKKIPAQPEKDILLFIEKYSRELEGWQRDILTMMREEMLYFWPQLETKIMNEGWASYWHQRIMRELDLTTNETIEYSKLNAGVVQPSRTSINPYYLGIKIFEDIEDRYNHPTKEMIENGYKPNGGREKIFEVREIESDISFIRNYLTKDLVAQEDMYLFEKKGRDYRITEKDHQQIRDQLISMRVNGGFPYITVENGDYLRNGELYLVHGYEGIELDIKYLEHVMPYIYQLWGRTIHLETVLEEKEMLYTYDGKEMLKRKI, encoded by the coding sequence TTGGATCAGACAAAAGAATTATCATATGCAATTGAAGAAATTACGGAAGTGGCAAAGGGATTTGGGCTTGATTTTTATCCGATGAGGTACGAGATTTGCCCAGCGGATATTATTTATACATTCGGTGCATATGGTATGCCTACCAGGTTTACCCATTGGAGTTTTGGAAAACAATTTCATAAAATGAAACTTCAATATGATTTAGGATTAAGCCAAATTTATGAATTAGTCATTAATTCAGATCCATGCTACGCTTTTTTATTAGATACAAATAGCTTGGTGCAAAACAAATTGATTATTGCACATGTTCTTGCTCATTGTGATTTCTTTAAAAATAATATTCGTTTTTCTAATACACGTCGTGATATGGTGGAGAGTATGACTGCTACTGCAGAGAGAATTGCTCATTATGAAATGGTTTATGGTAAAGACGAAGTGGAAAGTTTTCTCGATGCAGTATTATCGATTCAAGAGCATATTGATCCATCTATCGTTCGTTCTAAATTACCACAAAACGAGGAGGAAGAAATAGAGGATACTACAAAATCGAGAGTATCTGAGTACGATGATTTATGGAAATTAGATGAAGATCAATTAAAACAAGAACCAAAGAAAAGAAAAAAAACGAAGAAAATACCAGCACAACCAGAGAAAGATATTCTTCTATTTATTGAAAAATACAGTCGTGAACTTGAAGGTTGGCAACGGGATATTTTAACGATGATGCGTGAAGAAATGCTTTACTTTTGGCCACAACTGGAAACAAAAATTATGAATGAAGGTTGGGCATCTTATTGGCACCAACGTATTATGCGAGAACTTGATTTAACAACGAATGAAACTATTGAATACTCTAAATTAAATGCAGGCGTAGTACAGCCATCTCGAACTTCCATAAATCCATATTATTTAGGCATAAAAATATTTGAAGACATCGAGGATCGATATAACCATCCTACAAAAGAAATGATAGAAAATGGTTACAAACCGAATGGTGGAAGAGAAAAAATCTTTGAAGTCAGAGAAATTGAATCGGATATTTCGTTTATTCGTAATTACTTAACAAAAGATCTTGTTGCGCAAGAAGATATGTATCTTTTTGAGAAAAAAGGAAGAGATTATCGCATTACGGAAAAAGATCATCAGCAAATTCGCGATCAACTTATCTCCATGCGGGTTAATGGTGGTTTTCCGTATATTACGGTAGAGAATGGAGATTATCTTCGCAATGGTGAACTGTATCTTGTACACGGGTACGAGGGAATTGAGTTAGATATAAAATACTTGGAACACGTAATGCCATATATTTATCAGTTATGGGGAAGAACCATTCATTTAGAGACCGTTTTGGAAGAAAAAGAAATGTTATACACGTATGATGGAAAAGAAATGCTAAAACGAAAAATATAA
- a CDS encoding branched-chain amino acid aminotransferase produces the protein MEEQTIRVQRSETKKEKPQSDQLIFGRSFTDHMFVMDYSDPLGWHNASIVPYQPLTIDPSSMIFHYGQSVFEGLKAFRTDSGDIQLFRAEKNLERLNRSNDRLCIPQIDEEFTLKAIKQLISIDKDWVPSAEGTSLYIRPFIISTEAYIGVAPSMSYKLIVILSPVGAYYKEGINPVKIAVEDHYVRTVKGGTGEAKTGGNYASSLKAQEIVAKQGFAQVLWLDGVEKKYVEEVGSMNVFFKINGEVFTPQLNGSILSGVTRSSVIELLKHWGVPVSEKRISIQDLYQAYLDGELEEAFGSGTAAVISPIGQLTWEGKDMIINNGETGELSKRIYDTITGIQYGDLDDPFQWVQGIEAKSPVKH, from the coding sequence ATGGAAGAACAAACAATTCGCGTACAACGAAGTGAAACAAAGAAAGAGAAACCTCAGTCCGATCAGTTGATTTTTGGAAGATCTTTTACGGATCATATGTTTGTCATGGATTACTCTGATCCTTTGGGATGGCATAATGCGAGTATTGTACCATATCAACCACTAACGATTGACCCTTCTTCAATGATTTTTCATTATGGTCAATCTGTTTTTGAAGGATTAAAGGCATTCCGTACCGATAGCGGAGATATTCAATTATTCCGTGCGGAGAAAAACCTAGAGCGTTTAAATCGGTCAAATGATCGTCTATGTATTCCGCAAATCGATGAAGAGTTCACACTAAAAGCAATAAAACAGTTAATCTCCATCGATAAGGATTGGGTTCCGAGCGCAGAAGGAACATCCCTATATATTCGTCCGTTTATTATTTCAACAGAGGCTTATATTGGGGTAGCACCATCGATGAGTTATAAGTTAATCGTCATTTTATCTCCAGTAGGTGCTTATTACAAAGAAGGAATAAACCCGGTCAAAATTGCTGTTGAAGATCACTATGTACGAACGGTGAAAGGTGGTACTGGTGAAGCAAAAACTGGTGGAAACTATGCATCAAGTCTAAAAGCACAAGAAATTGTAGCTAAACAAGGGTTTGCACAAGTTCTTTGGTTAGATGGTGTTGAGAAAAAGTATGTTGAAGAAGTTGGAAGTATGAATGTCTTCTTCAAAATTAATGGAGAAGTTTTCACTCCTCAATTGAACGGAAGCATTCTTTCAGGAGTGACTCGTAGTTCTGTTATTGAACTATTAAAACATTGGGGCGTTCCTGTATCTGAAAAACGAATTTCAATTCAGGATTTATATCAAGCTTATTTAGACGGCGAGCTAGAAGAAGCTTTTGGATCAGGTACAGCTGCTGTTATTTCACCAATCGGTCAACTTACTTGGGAAGGTAAAGATATGATTATCAATAATGGTGAAACCGGCGAACTTTCTAAACGCATTTACGATACAATTACTGGTATTCAATATGGCGATTTAGATGATCCATTCCAATGGGTTCAAGGCATTGAAGCAAAGAGTCCAGTGAAACATTGA
- a CDS encoding CoxG family protein, producing MVKCYHEVKLNSNSIQVWEFIEDWSNWVEIVPGYQSHQIVSNEESIWKIHGEFGSLKKDTHIHVRILEIKAPSSILFKVDALKEQCIGEGSFHVKSFNQNDTIVSVNMKLTIKGWKGTMLYPVVKQLLPKILEDFMEKISTKIKTPNKQQRSMRVNIPI from the coding sequence ATGGTAAAGTGTTATCATGAAGTTAAATTAAACAGTAATAGTATACAGGTTTGGGAATTTATTGAAGACTGGTCCAATTGGGTAGAAATTGTTCCCGGCTATCAAAGTCATCAAATCGTATCTAATGAAGAATCGATTTGGAAAATACATGGCGAATTTGGCTCTTTAAAAAAGGACACACACATCCATGTACGCATTTTAGAAATAAAAGCTCCTTCATCCATTCTTTTTAAGGTTGATGCTTTAAAAGAACAATGTATTGGTGAAGGTAGCTTCCATGTAAAATCATTTAATCAGAATGACACCATAGTTTCTGTAAATATGAAATTAACAATAAAAGGCTGGAAAGGTACGATGCTTTATCCCGTCGTAAAGCAATTACTCCCAAAAATATTAGAAGATTTCATGGAAAAAATTTCGACAAAAATAAAAACACCAAATAAACAACAACGTTCCATGAGAGTGAATATTCCAATATAA
- a CDS encoding YitT family protein, with translation MDKLKQNKVIREYLYIIVGATLVGLSYNIFFLPARLAAGGISGISTILFELYELSPALTQLVINIPIFIIGWIALGKDFSFKTLVGTFWVPFIIFLSAEIPVTVTNPLLGALYGGLLLGVGLGIVYKGNGSTGGTAAIAQIVKKFTGISSGYSQFIVDGLVVIGSIIVFSVELTLFALMAIYISGKAIDFVQLRTSSTKLIMIITEDEEGVQKLIQNGIDRGLTKIRSVGGYSKLDKTMILCVAEQTEAVKLKRLLQTESPESFVIFINASEILGKGFSLDRYSGQKL, from the coding sequence ATGGATAAATTAAAACAAAACAAAGTTATAAGAGAATATTTGTATATTATTGTCGGAGCAACACTTGTAGGACTTTCTTATAATATCTTCTTTTTACCTGCAAGGCTTGCTGCAGGCGGTATTTCTGGCATTAGTACAATTTTATTTGAATTATATGAACTAAGTCCTGCATTAACACAATTGGTTATTAATATTCCAATTTTTATTATTGGTTGGATTGCATTAGGAAAAGACTTTAGTTTCAAAACATTGGTTGGAACATTCTGGGTTCCTTTTATTATATTTTTAAGTGCTGAAATACCTGTTACAGTGACGAATCCACTTTTGGGTGCGTTATATGGTGGTTTATTACTTGGTGTAGGGTTAGGTATTGTATATAAAGGAAATGGATCTACTGGTGGAACAGCAGCAATTGCCCAGATTGTTAAAAAGTTCACCGGTATATCTAGCGGATACTCCCAGTTTATTGTTGATGGACTTGTCGTAATAGGTTCCATTATTGTATTTAGTGTCGAGCTTACTTTATTTGCACTAATGGCTATTTATATTTCTGGAAAAGCAATTGATTTCGTACAATTGCGTACTTCGTCCACTAAATTAATTATGATCATTACCGAAGATGAAGAAGGCGTTCAAAAACTGATCCAAAATGGAATCGATCGTGGACTTACAAAAATCCGTTCCGTAGGTGGTTACTCCAAACTTGATAAAACCATGATACTTTGTGTTGCAGAACAAACTGAAGCAGTAAAATTAAAAAGACTCTTACAGACTGAATCTCCAGAGTCCTTTGTCATATTTATAAATGCATCTGAAATTCTTGGAAAAGGATTTTCACTCGATCGTTATTCTGGACAAAAATTATAA
- the mbcS gene encoding acyl-CoA synthetase MbcS — translation MKQSDLIAPEQYNIINDFEKYAEDQTRIAVKWEDEKGESKQITYKQLFDNANKIGNLFLENGLSKGDKILVMLPRLMETYEIYLAALKTGIIIIPSSEMFRSKDLQYRITHGEVKGVVSYSAYTSEFQNVGEFHDLIKFSVGEEKSEWLSLDYLKQTASSKLETTITKKDDIAFLPYTSGTTGNPKAVMHTHGWGYAHMQTAPEHWLSIEEGDTVWATAAPGWQKWVWSPFLSVLYKGGTALVYQGKFEPKRYLEILERHQVNVFCCTPTEYRLMAKLENLSEYQLDALHSAVSAGEPLNREVIERFRNHFNVTVRDGYGQTENTLLLGFLKGMEVRPGSMGKPTPGNNVLVIDEDGNPVKNGIVGDIAIPLDTPALFIGYYKDEERTMKSRRGDYYVTGDQARIDEDGYFWFEGRSDDIIITSGYTIGPFEVEDALVKHSLVKECAVVASPDVERGNVVKAFIILQEDIIGNDAVVKELQDHVKNSVAPYKYPRKIEFVSELPKTTSGKIRRVELRQKEKQNVMDDIKR, via the coding sequence ATGAAGCAATCTGATTTAATTGCACCAGAGCAGTACAATATTATAAATGATTTTGAGAAATATGCAGAAGATCAAACGAGAATTGCAGTGAAATGGGAAGACGAAAAAGGTGAATCTAAACAGATAACGTACAAACAATTATTTGATAATGCCAACAAAATAGGGAACTTATTTCTAGAAAATGGATTATCAAAAGGTGATAAGATTCTTGTCATGCTTCCGAGATTGATGGAAACCTATGAAATTTATCTTGCAGCACTAAAGACAGGAATTATTATTATTCCCAGTTCTGAAATGTTTCGATCAAAGGATTTACAATATCGTATAACTCATGGTGAAGTGAAGGGTGTTGTAAGTTATTCAGCGTACACTAGCGAATTCCAAAATGTAGGGGAATTTCATGATTTAATAAAGTTTTCTGTTGGGGAGGAGAAATCTGAATGGTTGTCTTTAGATTATTTGAAACAAACAGCTTCTTCCAAATTAGAGACTACGATTACTAAAAAAGATGATATTGCTTTCTTACCTTATACATCAGGAACAACGGGTAATCCAAAAGCAGTTATGCATACACATGGCTGGGGCTATGCTCATATGCAAACGGCGCCAGAACATTGGCTTAGTATAGAAGAGGGAGATACAGTATGGGCAACAGCTGCTCCAGGATGGCAAAAATGGGTGTGGAGTCCATTCTTATCCGTGTTATATAAGGGTGGTACTGCTCTCGTTTATCAGGGGAAATTCGAGCCAAAGAGGTATCTTGAAATCCTTGAAAGACATCAAGTAAATGTATTTTGTTGTACACCAACTGAATATCGTTTAATGGCAAAACTGGAAAATTTATCTGAATACCAGTTAGATGCTTTACACAGTGCAGTATCTGCGGGGGAACCATTGAATCGAGAAGTGATTGAGCGTTTTCGCAACCATTTTAATGTTACCGTACGTGATGGATATGGACAAACAGAGAATACATTATTACTTGGATTTTTAAAAGGAATGGAAGTAAGGCCAGGATCAATGGGGAAACCAACACCGGGCAATAACGTACTGGTAATTGATGAAGACGGAAATCCGGTTAAAAATGGAATAGTAGGAGATATTGCTATACCGCTAGATACGCCTGCTCTGTTTATCGGATATTATAAGGATGAAGAACGCACAATGAAATCACGACGCGGGGATTATTATGTAACTGGTGATCAAGCGCGAATTGATGAAGATGGATATTTCTGGTTTGAAGGAAGAAGTGATGATATTATCATTACTTCGGGATATACGATCGGACCCTTTGAGGTAGAAGATGCATTAGTTAAGCACTCCTTGGTTAAAGAGTGTGCTGTTGTAGCAAGTCCGGATGTGGAAAGAGGAAATGTTGTTAAAGCATTTATTATTTTACAAGAAGATATAATTGGAAATGATGCAGTAGTAAAAGAATTACAAGATCATGTGAAAAATAGTGTTGCTCCATACAAATATCCTAGGAAAATAGAATTTGTATCTGAATTACCGAAAACTACCTCAGGTAAAATACGGAGAGTGGAACTAAGACAGAAAGAAAAACAAAACGTGATGGATGATATTAAGCGTTAG
- a CDS encoding O-acetylhomoserine aminocarboxypropyltransferase/cysteine synthase family protein, with protein MTNKSDGTLNFNTIAQHGGQEFDKETNARAVPIYQTTSYGFESPEQAASLFQMQEAGYIYSRNANPTNRVLEKRIAELEGGIDAFAVSSGQSAITIALLTLAKVGDEIVATNELYGGTYNLFSETFKRFGVTVRFVDGTNFSEISSSINENTKAIFTETIGNPGLQIADIKALSTIAHNHGIPLVVDSTFTTPYLQRPFTFGADIVVHSTTKFIGGHGTSIGGIIVDSGEFNWANGNFPEFTTPKSSLNNQSYIELKNANAFISKARFELGHDIGTALSPFNGWLFIQGLESLPLRMKQHVINTRQIATYLSEHERVTWVNYPGLSGNHQYELAKTYLPQGAGAIFTFGIEGGHEAAKTFIQSLNLLSHVANIGDSKTLVIHPASTTHARLTPEQQKRTGVTPDQIRISVGLEDVEDIKSDIHQALQKSRG; from the coding sequence TTGACTAATAAATCTGATGGAACTTTAAATTTTAATACGATTGCTCAACATGGAGGACAGGAGTTTGATAAGGAAACGAATGCTAGGGCGGTACCTATTTATCAAACTACATCCTATGGGTTCGAAAGTCCGGAACAAGCTGCGTCTCTTTTTCAAATGCAAGAAGCTGGCTACATTTATTCTCGTAATGCAAATCCAACAAACCGAGTTCTGGAAAAGCGCATAGCAGAATTAGAGGGAGGAATTGATGCATTTGCAGTTTCTTCTGGACAATCCGCTATTACCATTGCTTTATTAACACTTGCGAAAGTAGGCGATGAAATTGTGGCAACAAATGAGTTGTATGGTGGTACTTATAATCTATTTTCTGAGACGTTTAAACGCTTTGGTGTAACGGTCCGTTTTGTCGATGGCACAAACTTCTCGGAAATATCCTCATCCATTAATGAGAATACGAAGGCAATCTTTACGGAAACAATTGGTAATCCTGGATTGCAAATAGCTGATATCAAAGCGTTAAGCACTATAGCGCATAATCATGGAATACCTTTAGTCGTTGATTCTACATTTACTACTCCATATTTACAACGGCCATTTACATTTGGTGCAGATATTGTAGTCCATTCAACTACAAAGTTTATAGGAGGACATGGAACATCTATCGGTGGGATTATCGTTGATTCAGGGGAATTTAACTGGGCAAACGGAAATTTCCCTGAATTTACAACACCTAAAAGTTCTTTAAACAATCAATCTTATATCGAACTAAAAAATGCCAATGCATTTATTTCAAAAGCGCGATTTGAATTAGGACATGACATTGGGACAGCATTATCTCCGTTTAATGGGTGGTTATTTATTCAAGGATTAGAATCACTACCATTACGAATGAAGCAACACGTAATAAATACGAGACAAATTGCTACGTATTTAAGTGAACATGAAAGAGTAACCTGGGTAAATTACCCTGGATTATCAGGAAATCATCAATATGAACTTGCAAAAACCTATTTACCTCAAGGGGCCGGAGCGATTTTTACATTTGGAATAGAAGGAGGGCATGAAGCAGCGAAAACGTTTATTCAATCGTTAAATTTATTATCACACGTTGCAAATATTGGCGATTCGAAGACGCTGGTAATTCATCCTGCAAGTACGACACACGCAAGATTAACCCCAGAACAACAAAAAAGGACGGGTGTGACACCAGATCAGATTCGTATATCAGTTGGATTAGAAGATGTGGAGGATATAAAAAGCGATATTCATCAAGCTCTTCAAAAAAGTAGGGGGTAA
- a CDS encoding YcjF family protein: MQEFNEKDFEQAYNQETSKINNQLDKEILFAMIGDVNTGKSSTINQLIGDEVAKVGAKPGETTGIDKYIYRDKIIFADTPGLDDINHKNSEETISFYQQADVVLFFLNAAGTVFSDGERKSFELIEKHNKNIVFVLNKIDAADDIPTLVQYIKKHTKNRYTVVPISSRTGENIHQLRDEILSILKKKHKEIQFARLIKEKSATANKWILAASGSATAVGAVPLPGSDFVPLTGIQVGLIVRLAALYEKPLSKKKARELTIATITGNIGRTIFRQVTKFVPGAGSVIGGSVAGGMTLALGYAVKYAFENNIELNADTLKSLYTYFQEKDKKASRQ; this comes from the coding sequence GTGCAAGAATTTAATGAAAAAGATTTTGAACAGGCTTATAATCAAGAAACTTCTAAAATAAATAATCAGTTAGATAAAGAGATATTATTTGCAATGATAGGTGATGTAAACACTGGGAAATCTTCTACCATAAACCAATTAATTGGTGATGAAGTAGCAAAGGTTGGAGCAAAACCAGGAGAAACGACTGGAATTGATAAGTATATTTATCGAGATAAAATTATTTTTGCAGATACTCCAGGTCTAGATGATATTAATCATAAAAATTCGGAGGAAACTATTTCTTTCTACCAACAAGCAGATGTTGTTTTATTTTTCTTAAACGCTGCAGGTACTGTATTTTCTGATGGGGAACGAAAATCCTTCGAACTAATTGAAAAACACAACAAAAATATTGTATTTGTATTAAATAAAATTGATGCTGCAGATGATATTCCGACTCTTGTTCAATATATAAAGAAGCATACGAAAAATCGTTACACTGTCGTACCGATATCATCACGTACCGGTGAAAATATTCATCAATTGCGCGATGAAATTTTAAGTATTCTTAAAAAAAAACATAAAGAAATTCAGTTCGCACGACTAATCAAAGAAAAGTCTGCTACTGCAAACAAATGGATTTTAGCAGCTTCCGGATCTGCAACAGCTGTAGGCGCTGTTCCATTACCAGGTTCTGATTTCGTTCCGCTTACTGGAATACAAGTTGGTCTAATTGTTCGTTTAGCTGCCCTTTACGAAAAACCTCTCTCCAAAAAGAAAGCAAGAGAACTTACCATTGCTACCATTACAGGTAATATTGGTAGAACTATCTTTCGACAGGTGACAAAATTTGTTCCAGGTGCAGGCTCTGTTATAGGTGGAAGTGTTGCTGGTGGAATGACTTTAGCCTTAGGTTATGCAGTGAAATATGCATTTGAAAATAATATTGAATTAAATGCTGATACATTAAAATCGTTATATACGTACTTTCAGGAAAAAGATAAGAAAGCTTCTCGTCAATAG
- a CDS encoding dipeptidase yields MRFIDTHCDALLKLQMAKRGFQQPKRVLNFENDHELNTNLERLQQGGVQVQFFAVFIHPDVPTNEQWQHALEQIDLFYSEIIEKHPQIKHIKQWDEINNLKEHQIGAVLTLEGAEAIGNDLVKLRYLYRLGVLSIGLTWNHANLCADGAEEPRGGGLTRLGKSVVEMNNNHMVFTDVSHLTVEGFWDVMKSAKYPFASHSNVRAICDHPRNLYDDQIKALIDCNGQIQLALYPPFLVKNAESAKLTDLFHHIDHICALGGEKHIGFGSDFDGISYFIEGLEDASKYELLRDELQKHYSEHLVRGFIYQNFINHLPHV; encoded by the coding sequence ATGAGATTTATCGACACACATTGTGATGCACTTCTTAAATTGCAGATGGCAAAAAGGGGCTTTCAACAACCAAAAAGGGTATTGAATTTTGAAAATGATCATGAACTAAATACAAATTTAGAAAGATTGCAGCAAGGTGGGGTACAAGTACAGTTCTTTGCTGTTTTCATACATCCAGATGTACCGACAAATGAGCAATGGCAACATGCTTTAGAACAAATAGATTTGTTTTATTCGGAGATTATTGAGAAACATCCGCAAATAAAACATATTAAACAATGGGATGAAATTAACAATCTTAAAGAACATCAAATTGGTGCAGTCCTAACGTTAGAAGGAGCAGAAGCAATAGGTAATGACTTGGTGAAATTGAGATATCTATATCGTTTAGGAGTTCTTTCGATTGGGTTAACATGGAATCATGCTAATTTATGTGCAGACGGTGCGGAGGAACCACGAGGTGGTGGATTAACAAGATTAGGTAAGTCGGTTGTTGAAATGAACAATAACCACATGGTCTTTACGGATGTTTCTCATTTAACCGTAGAAGGCTTTTGGGATGTAATGAAAAGTGCAAAATATCCTTTTGCTTCACATTCTAATGTTCGCGCAATTTGCGATCATCCAAGAAATTTATATGATGATCAAATTAAGGCGTTGATTGATTGCAACGGACAAATACAGCTTGCGTTGTATCCACCATTTCTTGTAAAAAATGCAGAGTCTGCTAAACTAACGGATCTTTTTCATCATATAGATCATATATGTGCGTTAGGTGGTGAGAAACACATTGGATTTGGATCAGATTTTGATGGTATTTCATATTTTATTGAAGGACTCGAGGATGCTTCTAAGTATGAGTTATTGCGAGATGAGTTACAAAAGCATTATTCTGAGCATTTAGTAAGAGGATTTATATATCAAAACTTTATTAATCATTTACCTCATGTATAA
- a CDS encoding alpha/beta-type small acid-soluble spore protein, translating into MADRRRNKLLVPQADRALNQMKEEIASEMHVQLGADTTARENGSVGGEMVKRMISIAEDSMAYRNDDQH; encoded by the coding sequence GTGGCTGACAGACGTAGAAATAAGTTGTTAGTACCGCAGGCAGATCGTGCATTAAACCAAATGAAAGAAGAAATCGCGAGTGAGATGCACGTTCAATTAGGTGCTGATACCACAGCACGGGAAAACGGATCGGTGGGTGGCGAGATGGTCAAAAGAATGATAAGCATTGCTGAAGATAGCATGGCTTATCGAAATGATGACCAGCACTAG
- a CDS encoding aldo/keto reductase → MKKMELGKSGLEVPAIALGCMSMNKLTKAEVERVISNSIEHGVNFFDHADIYGKGKSEEIFAEGLPREVRREDIIIQSKTGIRNGYYDFSKQHIIKSAEESLQRLNTDYLDVFLLHRPDALMEPEEVAEAFSALHESGKVRFFGVSNHNSMQIKLLEKYLKQPILTNQLQLSLTNSGLMNQGLFVNTNFEQASDRDGSILDYSRLNDITIQAWSPFRHGFFDGLFVDSDDYPELNAELQQLADKYDVSKSAIAVAWILRHPANILTIIGTMTPIRLTNIVKASEIDLTRQEWYGLWQAAGNKLL, encoded by the coding sequence ATGAAAAAAATGGAATTAGGTAAAAGTGGATTAGAAGTACCTGCTATTGCTTTAGGTTGTATGAGTATGAACAAACTAACAAAAGCCGAAGTTGAAAGAGTTATTTCAAATTCAATAGAGCATGGTGTAAATTTCTTTGATCATGCAGATATTTATGGGAAAGGTAAATCGGAGGAAATTTTTGCAGAAGGTCTCCCTCGTGAAGTACGACGAGAAGATATCATCATTCAATCGAAAACAGGTATTAGAAATGGGTATTATGATTTTTCAAAACAACATATCATTAAATCAGCAGAGGAAAGTTTACAAAGATTGAATACGGATTATTTAGATGTATTTTTACTACATCGTCCAGATGCTCTAATGGAACCAGAAGAAGTAGCTGAAGCATTTTCAGCACTTCATGAAAGTGGCAAGGTGCGTTTCTTTGGTGTAAGTAATCATAATTCGATGCAAATTAAATTATTGGAAAAGTACTTAAAACAACCTATTCTAACGAATCAACTCCAATTAAGTCTTACTAATTCAGGATTGATGAATCAGGGACTTTTCGTAAATACGAACTTTGAGCAAGCATCAGATCGTGATGGTAGTATTTTAGACTATAGTCGTTTGAATGATATTACCATACAAGCGTGGTCACCCTTCCGTCATGGTTTCTTTGATGGGTTATTTGTTGATAGTGATGACTATCCAGAGTTAAATGCAGAACTACAACAGTTGGCGGATAAGTATGATGTAAGTAAGTCAGCAATTGCAGTAGCATGGATTTTACGCCATCCTGCAAATATACTAACAATTATTGGTACTATGACACCAATTCGTCTTACAAATATTGTAAAAGCATCGGAAATAGATTTAACTAGGCAAGAATGGTATGGATTATGGCAAGCTGCAGGTAATAAATTACTATAA